The genomic stretch GCGGTGGCGCCGTGCTGGCGGGCGTCTTCCACTGCGTGCTTGATCGCCACCAGCACCTCTTTCATCTCCTGGGCCCAGCCTTGGCCCATTTGCTCGTGGACGAAGGTTAATTAGCGCAGATGATGGGCGTTGCACAAGCCGTGCGCACACGAGTAGGCGAAATAGGGAGCCCAGGCGTCGTGGATCGCCCGCCCCGTGAAGGCCAATGGCATTAAGTTAACAGCCGCCGTGGAGTTTATTCTGCAGTTGCCGTAAGTAGGAGCAATGATGGAGAAAGAAACGAAGCGCTTATTTGCCGGTTGAAGCAGGAATTGCAAGCCGCAACAGTCA from Deltaproteobacteria bacterium encodes the following:
- a CDS encoding transposase, with amino-acid sequence DCCGLQFLLQPANKRFVSFSIIAPTYGNCRINSTAAVNLMPLAFTGRAIHDAWAPYFAYSCAHGLCNAHHLR